In Deinococcus sp. Leaf326, a single genomic region encodes these proteins:
- a CDS encoding transposase, with protein MTIQARYRRRFRIECLFRALKTQGFNVENTHMTLHDHVERLLCLLTIAYVWCVLVGLLQEANFKSHGRRAWSVVTLGLRTLVRSLGRPEDQAAVDGLFLIELLMPSQTAL; from the coding sequence ATGACGATCCAGGCCAGGTACCGCCGACGGTTCCGCATCGAGTGCCTCTTCCGTGCACTCAAGACCCAAGGCTTCAACGTCGAGAACACGCACATGACGCTCCACGATCACGTGGAGCGCCTGCTCTGTCTGCTGACCATCGCCTACGTCTGGTGCGTCCTGGTTGGCCTCCTGCAGGAGGCCAACTTCAAATCGCACGGTCGACGCGCTTGGAGTGTGGTGACCCTGGGGCTGCGAACGCTGGTCCGGAGCTTGGGTCGGCCAGAGGATCAGGCTGCTGTAGACGGTTTGTTCCTCATTGAGCTGTTGATGCCCTCTCAGACGGCGTTATAG
- a CDS encoding host-nuclease inhibitor Gam family protein, protein MIAPIDPTTYADALARIQALWNAGASQVGHADHAEFEGLYAALTVYEVAEGLSAPQQQFQIDTLNRLQWFVGKKTDLQSRKVRLKAQYDAMLRDIERNEEHLDWRYAAQAEQVLRSHLGKGRSPKLLTGTVGLRKSAARVGATDDAALLQALEAAGGDLATVIEPKINLTALNRLIKVEGDVAYLVSEGTVAELPGLSIKPASETFFVKAGKEGEDQE, encoded by the coding sequence ATGATTGCCCCGATTGATCCGACCACCTACGCCGACGCCCTTGCCCGCATCCAGGCGCTCTGGAACGCCGGCGCCAGCCAGGTCGGCCATGCAGACCACGCCGAGTTTGAAGGTCTCTACGCCGCCCTCACGGTCTACGAGGTCGCCGAAGGCCTGAGTGCCCCCCAGCAGCAGTTTCAGATCGACACCCTCAACCGCCTCCAGTGGTTCGTCGGCAAGAAGACCGATCTCCAGAGCCGCAAGGTCCGCCTCAAAGCTCAGTACGACGCCATGCTCCGCGACATCGAGCGCAATGAAGAACACCTCGACTGGCGCTACGCGGCACAGGCCGAACAGGTCCTCCGATCCCATCTCGGCAAGGGACGCAGCCCGAAGCTCCTGACCGGGACCGTAGGCCTGCGCAAGAGTGCCGCCCGCGTCGGCGCAACGGACGATGCCGCACTCCTGCAGGCGCTCGAAGCCGCTGGGGGCGATCTCGCGACGGTGATCGAGCCCAAGATCAATCTCACTGCCCTCAACCGCCTGATCAAAGTCGAGGGCGACGTGGCCTACCTCGTCTCCGAGGGCACGGTCGCCGAGCTGCCCGGCCTGAGCATCAAGCCCGCCAGCGAGACCTTCTTTGTCAAAGCCGGCAAGGAAGGTGAGGATCAGGAGTAG
- a CDS encoding MFS transporter codes for MTTDTRSVVTHTKQEAHNRAMILVLLIATFVVVLNETIVNVALPTLIVDFRITAGVAQWLATAFMLTMAVVIPITGFLMQRLTSRTVFFLAMGTFTSLHSSRRLGGSPAA; via the coding sequence ATGACTACTGATACCCGTTCCGTCGTTACACACACAAAACAGGAGGCGCACAACCGCGCCATGATCCTGGTTCTTCTGATCGCCACCTTCGTGGTGGTGTTGAACGAGACTATCGTGAACGTCGCCCTGCCTACCTTGATCGTCGACTTTCGCATTACCGCTGGCGTGGCGCAGTGGCTGGCCACTGCGTTCATGCTGACGATGGCCGTGGTCATCCCGATCACCGGCTTCCTGATGCAGCGCCTGACGTCGCGCACGGTGTTCTTCCTTGCGATGGGTACCTTCACGTCCCTGCACTCCTCACGGCGGCTGGGGGGCTCCCCCGCTGCTTAA